A single region of the Ziziphus jujuba cultivar Dongzao chromosome 10, ASM3175591v1 genome encodes:
- the LOC107411835 gene encoding probable pectinesterase/pectinesterase inhibitor 21, with translation MSYGDDGKRRRRYAIIGVSSLLLVAMVVAVTVGVSLKNNDDDSSSTNNGNKNGKAQVSTSMKAIKSICKSTDYKQECVDSLHGVNTTDPTKLVQAAFQVAATKIKEAAKKSITLQQLQKDPRTKMALDQCKQLMEYSVDEFKRSVEKLGDFDVSKVDEMLMDLKIWLSAVITYQETCLDGFQNTTGDAAEKMKKAMQSSMHLSSNGLAMVSEISNLLTDLDIPGISKRRLLSSDNPIPILGHGEINIDLDWAEAGVRRLLSASNGKIKPDVVVAKDGSGQFKSIKEALQKVPKMNKKPFVIYIKSGVYKEYVTVERSMTNVVFIGDGPTRTRITGNKNYVDGFLTSLTATVVILGDNFMARNIGFENSAGPSKHQAVALRVNADNAVLYQCAMDGYQDTLYTHAKRQFYRECTISGTIDFVFGDAAAIFQKCTFIVRRPMDNQQCIVTAQGRKERRQASAIIIQEGKFVADPEYYPLRFKLKAYLGRPWKEYSRTIIMESTIDDLIDPQGWLPWAGDYGLKTCFYSEYNNKGAGAAMDKRAKWKGVKPMTPQHALDFTVGRFYKGYDWLKASGVPFATGMMSSAKA, from the exons atgtcgtaCGGCGATGATGGAAAGAGAAGGAGAAGATACGCCATTATTGGCGTGTCTTCCTTGTTGCTGGTTGCAATGGTTGTTGCTGTGACAGTGGGTGTTAGTCTCAAAAACAACGACGACGATTCGAGTAGCACTAACAATGGTAACAAAAATGGAAAAGCTCAGGTATCCACCTCCATGAAAGCTATCAAATCTATTTGCAAGTCTACAGATTACAAACAAGAATGCGTCGACAGCCTTCACGGTGTCAACACCACCGACCCAACAAAACTCGTCCAGGCAGCTTTTCAGGTAGCCGCAACCAAAATCAAAGAGGCTGCAAAGAAATCTATCACATTGCAACAACTTCAGAAAGATCCAAGAACCAAAATGGCTCTTGATCAATGCAAACAGCTCATGGAATACTCTGTTGACGAGTTCAAACGCTCTGTTGAGAAATTGGGTGATTTCGATGTTAGTAAAGTCGATGAGATGCTCATGGATTTGAAGATCTGGCTTAGCGCTGTCATTACGTACCAAGAAACTTGCTTGGATGGGTTCCAGAACACCACCGGCGACGCCGCCGAGAAGATGAAGAAGGCAATGCAAAGCTCCATGCATTTGAGCAGCAATGGCCTTGCCATGGTTTCTGAAATCTCTAACTTGCTAACTGACTTGGATATTCCTGGAATTAGCAAACGTCGTCTTCTTTCATCGGATAACCCTATTCCTATTCTTGGTCATGGCGAGATCAATATCGATCTGGACTGGGCTGAGGCCGGTGTTCGGAGACTACTCTCTGCGTCTAATGGTAAGATTAAGCCTGATGTTGTTGTTGCCAAGGATGGAAGTGGCCAGTTCAAAAGCATCAAAGAGGCTTTGCAAAAGGTTCCCAAAATGAACAAGAAGCCCTTCGTCATCTACATCAAATCCGGTGTGTACAAGGAGTATGTTACCGTCGAAAGAAGCATGACCAATGTCGTCTTTATTGGTGATGGTCCTACCAGAACCCGCATCACCGGTAACAAGAACTATGTCGATGGCTTTCTCACCAGCTTGACTGCCACAGTTG TTATTCTTGGAGATAATTTCATGGCAAGAAACATTGGGTTTGAGAACTCGGCCGGTCCATCCAAACATCAAGCAGTGGCATTGAGGGTGAACGCCGACAATGCAGTTTTGTACCAATGTGCAATGGACGGTTACCAAGACACACTCTACACACACGCAAAGCGTCAATTCTACCGCGAATGCACCATCTCCGGCACAATCGATTTCGTCTTCGGCGACGCAGCAGCCATCTTCCAGAAGTGCACATTCATCGTGAGGAGGCCAATGGACAACCAGCAATGCATAGTGACAGCACAAGGAAGGAAAGAGAGGCGTCAGGCATCAGCCATTATCATTCAGGAAGGAAAGTTCGTGGCCGATCCGGAATACTATCCATTGAGGTTCAAGCTCAAAGCTTATCTGGGACGTCCATGGAAGGAATACTCTAGGACAATCATTATGGAATCCACCATTGATGATTTGATTGATCCCCAAGGTTGGCTGCCATGGGCTGGAGATTACGGACTCAAGACTTGCTTCTACTCGGAGTATAACAACAAGGGTGCAGGAGCTGCCATGGATAAGAGAGCTAAGTGGAAAGGAGTGAAACCCATGACACCACAACATGCATTGGATTTCACAGTAGGGAGGTTTTATAAGGGCTATGATTGGCTTAAGGCCAGTGGTGTGCCTTTCGCCACGGGCATGATGTCTTCGGCCAAggcatag
- the LOC107411833 gene encoding putative pectinesterase/pectinesterase inhibitor 22: MDIANFLLFLIVIPSFSAFHSATSSEDQNPTIQPLLLQACIDVENQNSCLTNLQTELKRLPGGNPSSILSAALKTALNEARAAIQTITTSFAALSVSYREQIAIEDCKELLDFSVSELAWSLDEMRKIRSGSSDADYEGDLNAWLSAALSNQDTCLEGFEGTDRQLERFIRGSLRQVTQLISNVLGLYTQMHSLPFRPPRDVTTPATNESSAEFPSWMTDEDQELVKSSPRGMHVNAVVATDGSGRYRTITEAINEAPSYSTRRYVIYVKKGVYRENVDMKRKKTNIMLVGDGIGETVVTANRNFLQGWTTFRTATVAVSGKGFIAKDMTFRNTAGPEKHQGVALRVDSDQSAFYRCSMEGYQDTLYAHSLRQFYRECNIYGTIDFIFGNGAAVLQNCKIFTRVPLPLQKVTITAQGRKSQHQSTGFSILDSYVLATQPTYLGRPWKLYSRTVFINTYMNALVQPRGWLEWYGNFALGTLWYGEYRNYGPGASLSGRVRWPGYHIIRDFATANFFSVRRFIDGMAWLPATGIKFTAELK, translated from the exons ATGGACATAGccaattttcttctctttctcattGTTATTCCTTCTTTTTCAGCTTTTCATTCTGCAACATCCTCAGAAGACCAAAACCCCACCATTCAACCTCTGCTTCTTCAAGCCTGCATTGACGTAGAAAACCAAAATTCATGCCTCACCAATTTGCAAACCGAGCTTAAAAGATTGCCAGGAGGCAATCCATCTTCAATCCTGAGTGCTGCTCTTAAAACCGCTCTCAACGAAGCTAGAGCAGCAATCCAGACGATCACAACAAGTTTCGCTGCTTTATCTGTCAGCTACCGCGAACAAATCGCCATAGAAGATTGCAAAGAGCTCCTAGATTTCTCAGTCTCGGAGCTGGCTTGGTCTTTAGACGAGATGAGGAAGATAAGATCAGGCTCAAGTGATGCTGACTATGAAGGAGACTTGAATGCTTGGCTCAGTGCTGCTCTTAGCAACCAAGACACATGCCTCGAAGGCTTCGAAGGCACCGATAGACAACTCGAAAGGTTCATAAGGGGAAGCTTGAGACAAGTCACGCAGCTTATTAGTAATGTTTTAGGATTGTACACTCAAATGCATAGTTTACCCTTTAGACCTCCAAGGGATGTTACTACCCCAGCAACAAATGAGAGCTCTGCAGAGTTCCCTTCATGGATGACAGATGAGGATCAAGAGCTGGTTAAATCCAGTCCACGAGGTATGCATGTAAATGCTGTTGTTGCAACCGATGGGAGTGGTAGATACCGCACAATCACTGAAGCCATCAATGAAGCTCCAAGCTATAGTACCAGGAGATATGTTATTTACGTGAAGAAGGGAGTTTATAGGGAGAATGTTGacatgaagaggaaaaaaaccaACATTATGCTTGTTGGAGATGGTATTGGAGAAACCGTGGTGACTGCTAATCGAAATTTCTTGCAAGGTTGGACTACTTTTAGAACTGCAACCGTTG CCGTATCGGGGAAAGGATTTATAGCAAAGGACATGACATTTCGGAACACAGCAGGGCCTGAAAAGCATCAAGGAGTGGCGCTGCGAGTCGATTCAGACCAATCTGCCTTCTACAGATGTAGCATGGAAGGCTACCAAGACACTCTCTATGCCCACTCTCTCCGCCAATTCTACCGCGAATGCAACATCTACGGTACCATAGACTTCATCTTCGGCAACGGTGCAGCTGTCCTCCAAAACTGCAAAATCTTCACCAGAGTTCCACTTCCATTGCAGAAGGTCACAATCACTGCACAGGGTCGCAAAAGCCAGCACCAAAGTACCGGCTTTTCGATCCTTGATAGCTACGTTTTGGCTACCCAGCCGACGTATCTTGGGAGACCATGGAAGCTGTATTCCAGGACGGTATTCATCAACACTTATATGAATGCTCTGGTTCAACCTAGAGGTTGGCTTGAGTGGTACGGTAACTTTGCTTTGGGGACATTATGGTACGGTGAATATAGGAATTATGGACCCGGTGCATCATTGTCGGGTCGGGTCAGGTGGCCCGGTTACCATATCATTCGGGACTTTGCCACTGCGAATTTCTTCTCCGTCCGACGGTTTATCGACGGAATGGCTTGGTTGCCGGCAACCGGTATCAAGTTTACTGCAgagttaaaataa
- the LOC107411914 gene encoding putative pectinesterase/pectinesterase inhibitor 22 has product MDIANFLLTLIVVHSFAAFPSATSSKDQIQNPSIQALLLQACINVENQNSCLTNLQTELKRMPPSDHSTSLIVSAALKTTHNEAKAAIQTITTSLDALSPFSYREQIAVEDCKELLDFSVSELAWSLDEMRKIRSGSSNVHHHDGNLKAWLSAALSNQDTCLEGFEGTDRRLERSMTGSLRQVTQLISNVLGLYTQMHSLPFKPPRNVTASATPAKNQSSSEFPSWMTDEDQKLVKSSPRGMHVNAVVAADGSGRYRTITEAINAAPSYSTRRYIIYVKKGVYRENVDMKRKKTNIMLVGDGIGETVVTGNRNFMQGLTTFRTATVAVSGKGFIARDMTFRNTAGPEKHQGVALRVDSDQSAFYRCSMEGYQDTLYAHSLRQFYRECNIYGTIDFIFGNGAAVLQNCKIFTRVPLPLQKVTITAQGRKSPHQSTGFSIPDSYVLATQPTYLGRPWKLYSRTVFINTYMSALVQPRGWLEWYGNFALGTLWYGEYKNYGPGASLSGRVKWPGYHIIRDFATASFFSAERFINAMSWLPATGVKFNFFNAGLNN; this is encoded by the exons ATGGACATAGCCAATTTTCTTCTTACTCTTATTGTTGTTCATTCTTTTGCAGCTTTTCCTTCTGCAACATCCTCAAAAGACCAAATCCAAAACCCCTCCATTCAAGCTTTGCTTCTGCAAGCCTGCATTAATGTCGAAAACCAAAATTCATGCCTCACCAATTTGCAAACCGAGCTCAAAAGAATGCCTCCATCTGATCATTCAACTTCCTTAATCGTGAGTGCTGCTCTTAAAACCACACATAATGAAGCAAAAGCAGCAATCCAAACGATTACAACAAGTTTGGATGCTTTATCACCCTTCAGCTACCGCGAACAAATCGCCGTGGAAGATTGCAAGGAGCTCCTAGATTTCTCAGTCTCGGAGTTGGCTTGGTCTTTAGACGAGATGAGGAAGATAAGATCAGGCTCGAGTAATGTTCATCACCATGATGGAAACTTGAAAGCTTGGCTCAGTGCTGCTCTGAGCAACCAAGACACGTGCCTCGAAGGCTTCGAAGGCACCGACAGACGACTCGAAAGGTCCATGACGGGAAGCTTGAGACAAGTCACGCAGCTTATTAGTAATGTTTTAGGATTGTACACTCAAATGCATAGCTTACCCTTTAAACCTCCAAGAAATGTTACTGCTAGTGCTACTCCAGCAAAAAATCAGAGCTCTTCAGAGTTCCCTTCATGGATGACAGATGAGGATCAAAAGCTGGTTAAATCCAGTCCACGAGGTATGCACGTGAATGCTGTTGTTGCAGCTGATGGGAGTGGGAGATACCGCACCATCACTGAAGCCATTAATGCAGCTCCAAGCTATAGCACGAggagatatattatatatgtgaagAAGGGAGTTTATAGGGAGAATGTCGacatgaagaggaaaaaaaccaACATTATGCTTGTTGGAGATGGTATTGGAGAAACCGTGGTGACCGGTAATCGAAATTTCATGCAAGGATTGACTACTTTTAGAACTGCAACGGTTG CCGTATCGGGGAAGGGATTTATAGCAAGGGATATGACATTTCGGAACACAGCAGGGCCTGAAAAGCATCAAGGAGTGGCACTACGAGTCGATTCAGACCAATCTGCCTTCTACAGATGCAGCATGGAAGGCTACCAAGACACTCTCTACGCCCACTCTCTCCGCCAATTCTACCGCGAATGCAACATCTACGGTACCATAGACTTCATCTTCGGCAATGGAGCAGCCGTCCTCCAAAACTGTAAAATCTTCACCAGAGTTCCACTTCCATTGCAGAAGGTCACAATCACTGCACAGGGTCGCAAAAGCCCGCATCAAAGCACCGGCTTTTCGATCCCTGATAGCTACGTTTTGGCTACCCAGCCGACGTATCTTGGGAGACCATGGAAGCTGTATTCAAGGACGGTCTTCATCAACACTTACATGAGTGCTCTGGTTCAACCTAGAGGTTGGCTTGAGTGGTACGGTAACTTTGCTCTGGGGACATTATGGTATGGTGAGTATAAAAATTATGGACCTGGTGCTTCATTGTCTGGCCGTGTCAAGTGGCCTGGTTACCATATCATCCGAGACTTTGCCACTGCAAGTTTCTTCTCCGCCGAGCGGTTTATCAACGCGATGTCATGGTTGCCGGCAACTGGTGTCaagtttaatttctttaatgCTGGGTTAaataattag